Below is a genomic region from Staphylococcus carnosus.
TCGTCCGGAGTTATTGATTTTAGATGAACCTTTCAGCGGATTAGATCCTGTAAATGTAGAATTGCTGAAATCAGCAGTTAAAGATTTAAACAAAGAAGGAACGACTATTATTTTTAGTTCTCATCGTATGGAACATGTAGAAGAACTTTGTGATGATGTTTGTATTTTAAAGAATGGAAATTTAGTTCTCCAAGGGGATATACAAGCAATTAAAGATCAATTTGATTTGAAAAAAGTGTTGATTGAAACAGATAAGCCGCTCGAATCCTTAGAAGATATAGAAGGTGTTTCTCAAGTGAATCGTTCTAAACGAGAAATTACATTGACTGTAGAAGACCAAGCAACTGCTGAACGTGTATATGATGCAGTCACAAAAAGTGGCTTTGTTAAACGATTCCAAGTATTAGAACCTTCTATTCAAGATATCTTTATTGAAAAAGTAGGTGATATTCATGAGTAAATTCTGGGCTACATTTTCTTTAACGTATATGAACAAAATCAAATCTCGTGCTTTTATCATTATGACTGTGATTATTTCATTGCTGATTATTGGCGGTGCAAATGCCAATAAAATTATTGATATGTTTAACGGAGGTCCTGATAAAATCGGAATTGTCTCTGAAAATCAGCAAGTATATCAAATGGTAAAATCACAAAGCGCAAAAATTGAAGATAAAGGAACTAAATTTCAACATGTTTCTGAAAAGCAAGCAATCAAGGATGTAAAAAATGAAAAGCTGGATAAAGCTTACATAATCAAAACAAAAGGGAAGCAAGTTGAAGGAGAGATTGTCAGCAAGGATTCAGTTTCTGACGAAACAAAACAAAAATTAGAAAGTATACTGACACCTATACAAACACAAGCAATTGCGAAGAGTGTTAATTTGAGTCCTAAAGATCTTCAAGCTTTACAACAACAAAGTAAAGTAACTGCCAAAGTAGTTGGCAAGGATGCTAAACAGCTTTCTGAGCAAGATAAAGTCGCTAATATTATAATTTTATATGCAGGTATTATGTTAATGTTCTTTATCATCCTTAACTATGCCAATCAAGTAGCCATGGAAGTGGCGACTGAAAAAATATCTCGTGTCATCGAAATGGTAATAACGAGTATCTCACCTGTTAAACATTTATTAGCCAAAATCTTAGCGATTATTTTAGTGGCATTTACCCAAGTTTTGATTTTTGTGGTAGTAGGGGCAATTAGCATTTATCTTTCTGATTTAAGAGATATTGTGAAAAAATTCAATGTTAAATTTACAGATGTCACAATGCACTTATTAATTGTCGGCGTGATTTGTTTTATCATTGGTATCATTTCTTATACGATTCTCGGTACTATTTTAGGTTCTTTAGCTACGCGTATTGAAGATATGAACCAAGCATTAATGCCGATGACTGCGGTAAGTTTTATTGCGTTTTATATCGCATTGCTTAATTTGAATACACCTGAAACAATGCTTACAAAAATTGCAAGTTTCATTCCATTACTTTCTCCTTTTGTGTTATTCTTGCGTGCTTCAACACCAGAATTGCAGTTATGGGAAATTATTGTCAGTGTATTGCTGTCACTTATTGTAATGATATTGCTACTTTGGATTGCAGTTCGCAGTTATCGAGATTCGGTGCTTACTTTCGAAAAAGGGTTCTTTAAAGGATTAAAACGTGCATTTAAAAAGTAATAATTGTATAATTCATGTTCAAATGTTCATCAAAGGCACATCTTTGCTAGATTGTATCTAGTCATAGGTGTGCCTTATTGTTAAAATATAGAGTGAGGAAAGTAATAAACAGGTGGCAAACAATAATGATTTATCCTATTTTAATATTTATTTTAGCAGGGTTGTGTGAAATTGGCGGCGGTTATCTTATTTGGCTATGGTTGAGAGCATCGCAATCACCGCTCTTCGGATTGCTGGGAGGCATCCTTTTAATTTCATACGGCATTGTCGCAACGTTTCAAGTATTTCCGACGTTCAGCCGAGTTTATGCCGCTTACGGCGGAGTATTTATTGTGATGAGTATTTTGTGGGGATACGTATTTGATAAACAGACACCAGACAAATACGATGTTTTGGGCGCAATAGTTTGTATTATTGGTGTCTTAATCATGCTGCTGCCTGACAGAAGCTGATTTTGAATCGGTGAGTTAGGAAAGGGTGTATTGAAATGATGTTTACAAGAGTGGAGCACCAAAGAAACGGACTCGATTTAATCAAAATTGATAATGATGAAGCAAAGATTGTATTTACGAATTATGGGGCAAGAATTGTATCTTGGAAATATGAAGATAACAATATTGTCTTAGGAAATGTAGTAGAAGCGGATGAATTCTATCAAGAAAACCCCTTTTATTTTGGCGCATCTGTAGGCCGTTACGGCGGTCGAATTGCAGACGGCAAATTTGAACTTGATAATCAAACGTATCAATTAGAGCAAAATGATCCGCCGAGTCACTTGCATGGTGGCTCAAATGGTATTGACCGTCATTTATTTGATTATGAAATCAAAGATGAAAATGGCGGATATATACAAATTATTTTCACGACAACCATTAAAGAGGCAGACGATCATTATCCGGGAGATATTAAATTAAAGATTATACATACGTATGATATCGATAACCGATGGTCTATTGAATACTATGCTGAATCTGATCAAACTACATTATTCAATCCGACAAATCATGTCTATTTCAATTTAAATCGGGATAATAAAGAAGTAGATAATCATTATTTTACAAGTGATAAGTTAAATATTCATTTACTCAATGACCAGAATTTACCAGAAGCAGCGGCAACATTAGATTTAGTAAATCTATTTAATAAAAATAAAATTCGTTTGACTGAGATGTTTGAAAGTGAAAATGCTAGACTTAATGAACAAATGGAAACATATAAAGGTTTAGACCATCCGTTTTCTATCGGAGATGAATTAATTGTAGAAAACAGTCAATTCCTTTTGAAAATGAAGACAGATATGCCGAATGTGGTCGTATTCACATTTAATGACACAAGTAGTTGGAAAAGTGATATGAATATCTATAAAGCACATTCAGGTTTTACCTTAGAAACACAAAACTTACCAAATGATATTAACCTATTTGGGAAAGATGCACCGTCAATTTTACAGAAAGACCAAGCATATTATTCTAGAACAACGTATCAAATCATTGAAAAACTGATGTAAATTGAAAACAAGGAGTATTCAGCATGGATATAAAAGAGTTGAAATTAAAAACTGTTGATGATGCAGTAACAGAAATTAAGGATGGTATGATTGTAGGCATAGGCACAGGCAGTACAATTGAACTATTATTACCTAAAATTGCAGCATTATTGAATGACGGCACTCAAATTACAGGTGTGTGTACTTCAAATAAAACTGCATTAATTGCTAAGGAACTCGGAATCAAAATCGTTGATGTGAATGATGTAGATTATATCGATGTCGCAATTGACGGTGCTGATGAGTTCGACTCTGATTTAAATTTAATTAAAGGCGGAGGCGGCGCATTATTCCGTGAGAAAGTCATTGATGATATGGCAGAACGGTTTGTTGTGATTGCTGATGAAACTAAGTTCGTTGATTACCTTGGACAAACATTTAAATTACCAGTAGAAGTAGACAAATTCAATTGGTTGCTCGTATCGAAAAAAATCACAAAAGATACACAAGCGGTTGTTTCACGCAGAAACGTTGAAGATATTCCATTTGTTACTGATAACGGTAATTATATTTTAGATGTAGAACTGCTACCGCATACAAATCCTTATGAAATGCATGAATACTTAATTCATTTAACAGGTGTGTTAGAAACAGGTTATTTCCTTGATGTTACTGATCGTGTCATTGTCGGCACAAAAGAGGGCGTTAAAATTCTAGATAAAGAATAATATAAGAAAGGCTGATAGGTTCGCTGTAATAATACAACGAATCCATCAGCCTTTTTGTTAGCGTCTGTGATTATTATTTGAAAACGGAGAACGTTTATTTGTTTCAGTGTTTTCTTCTGTATTTTCTTCTGATTGTTTAATTTCATCTTTAACGTCTTTTACAACTGAAGAAGTAGGACGTTCTTCTGCTTCTTCAGAAGTTTCAGTACTTTCTTTTTCTGCAGAAGTTTTTTCATGCACTTCTTTTTCTTCAGTTTGTGCTTTAGCAGCAGGAGAAGTTTTAATATCATCATCTTCAGGATCTTTTGGATACTCCAGATAATTATCTGGGGCAACTTCTTCTAAAGAGTCTTTGGTAAAGTAATAAAGACAAGCACGAATAATCAAGCTCAAGATGATATAAACTACAGCAACAGCTGCTGTGCTTAAAGCAATGACTTTCATTGAGAATAAATCGCCGACTTCTTCGCTGAAGAAAAAGACAAGAGCAAAAGTCATAGCTGCATGGAAAACAACTGCAATATAAATCGTACGACCTTTAGTTGCACGAATTAATTCCCCAATAATCATTGAGAAAGAAAAGTTGTACAGTAAGTTGTAGAGTGTGAATTCAGTCGAATATGTAGTGTTTACATTCCATATTGCATAAAGAACACCAACAATAATTGAAGCAAAAAAAGTATTCATTTTTGTTTCAACAATATTTTGCAAATAAGAACGGAATCCGAATTCTACGAAAAAGGCCATAAATAAATGACCGATTAAAATCGTCCAAACAGAAACAGATAAGTTTTTAGATTGTAATAAGATAAAACTATCTGCATAGTTATTGAAGATAAACATGCAAATAATAAAGATAATAAGTGGCAGAATAAGTGCCAATAATAATCGTTCAATCACTTTAAAGCTTAATGAAAGTTTTAAGCTTGCTATTTGAGCACGTTTGTTTTTAAATACGATGATACAAATAATTGCTGCAATAAAAGGTGCAAGTGTACTCATATCAAAAACAAAGCGTTTGAATGGTACCTCTGCCTGAAAATCTTTCAGAATCAATGGGAAGGCAAATGCAAGTACAAAGAAGACAAAAATCGTCATGGCCCATTGGAAACCTGATATACGTTTCATGTTCATTTTTTTGAAACCTCCAATTAAATACGGGGTGATTCCATACAATATTCTACGGCTGCTTTGCACTGTTGATTTATAGAGTCAATCTGTTGTTGTAATTAATAGTCAAACCGCTTCATCGCGGTTTTGTTTTATATAAATTTATTGTATGGAAACAAAAAACACCTAATTGCATTATACATCTGAATAATACAGAAATAAATTACTTGTCAAAAAATGACTCTGAATTGAAATACCATTGTAAAGGTTGTATCAGACTTATTAGTGTGAAAGCGTTTTGATTGTTGTCAGAGAAGGGTAAAGATGAGCCTACAAAGTGTAAATAATATCCAATAATTGAAACCGGATATATAAGCACTTATACTTAAACTGATGACGATTTTAAGGAGGATATGGATAATGTACAAACAAGCCAACCCAGATTTATGGCAAGGAAGAATTGATAGTGAAACGGATGAGTCGCAATTTAGACACTTCCAAACAATTGAATTAAAGGACATCAACGAAACGAAAGTGGACAAAAAAGCAGGCACAGGTATCTTAGGATATGCAGTAGATAAAGGCGTAGAACTAAACAACGGTCGTGTCGGAGCACAAGAAGGACCAGATGCAGTCAGAAAAGCATTCGGCAACCTATCTGTTTTGACACCATGTCCAGTATATGATTATGGAAATGTTTATCACGACCATGATCATTTAATTGACACACAAGAAGAATATGCTGAGTTAGCCGCTAAAATGTTTCAAAATCATAACTATTCATTTTTAGTCGGCGGGGGACATGATATTGCATATGCGCAATATTTAGCAATGCGTAAAGCATATCCGGATTCTTCAATTGGTGTCATTAATATTGATGCGCATTTTGATACACGTAAAGCAGATTCTTCTACTTCTGGAACAAGTTTCAGACAAATACTTGAAGGCGATGACAATGCAGATTACTTTGTGTTAGGCATACAATCAGCAAGCAACACAAAAAGTTTATTCGATTATGCTGAAGAACGCGGTATAGAATACGTAACAGCAGATGAAATCTTGCATGAAATTTCACCAACTATCAAAGATAAAATCGATCATTTTATTAATCGCCATGACGTCATCATGTTTACAATTTGCATGGATGTTGTAGACAGCGCGTTTGCACCAGGCGTAAGTGCACCAGCGGTAAACGGCTTGACACCGCATATCATTTTAGAATTATCCCGTCGTATTGTGGGGCATCCGAAATTAGTTTCTATCAGTGTGGCTGAAACAAACCCATTATATGATATGGACAATCGCACAGCAAAATTAGTAGCGTTGTTCTTGCATAACTTTATACATTAATAGCATAACAACAAACATAACGGACAGCATTTCATGTACTGCAACCACAAAGTCAGACTTTCAGGTGCAATACATCATAGCTGTCCGTTATTTTTTATTGGAATTTCCAATATGCGATACACTCATCAATTAAGGTATTGGCCGGTTCAGATAATTTTCTCTGCTCTAAATAATTAATATAAATAGTACGTTCAATCGACGGTTTGATTTTAACAGCATTTAAATGGTTGGCAGAAAAGGATTGATAATAAAAGCGCGGTATAATCGTATAACCTAATCCGCGATGGACGAATGTTGTAGCAGCTTCAAAACGATCAGTTTCCAGCACAATATTAGGATGGATATTTAAATGTTTGAAGTACTCATCCAGGTGTTTTCTGACTTGATATTGACGATTCGGTAATATGAGCGGAAGATGCTGTAAATCATCTGCTTTTTGTTCCGTTTCTTGAATCGCACCTTTAGGAGTAATCAAAACATACGGCTCATCATATAAAGGAACCGAAACGATGCTGTCACGCTCTATTTTTTCATTAGACAATGCAAAATGAACATCAAAATTCAACAAACTTGAAATGATAGTTTCCATACTATGCTGCTCTACAATCTGATAACGTTGTGTTTCATACTCATGATGGTGTTGCTGTATGACCATCGCTATCCAGGAACTTGTGGATTCTAAAATAGAAAATTTTATTCGCGGTGCATCTGAAATATTCAAATCATACATACGATCTAATGTTTTATGATAAGTTTCTACAAGAGATTGCGCATATTTATAAAACTGAATACCTTTTTCAGTAATTTTTAACTCTTTTGTAGTTCGAATAAATAAAGGATAGCCTAAATCCGCCTCCATTTTTTTAATAGAAGTTGTTAATGAAGGTTGGCTGATATGTAAAAATTGAGCTGCTTTTGTAAAGCTGTTATAACGAACTACAGCCAAAAAATATTCTAGTTGTATGATTTTCATAATCTGAACACTCCTTTCATTTTTTAAAATCAAGAAATATAAAGTTCCCCTTTAAATTATAAAGTAATTTGAAAAAACATGTGCTATATTTACAATTTGTAATCGACTTGAATCGCTTTTATCAAAGGTTTTAAGCCTGTTTATAGTTTTAAACTATGAATAATTAGTTTATTTATATTTGATGCTTATATTTTAGCATATTATACTTATGTTGTGAGGCAAGGGATACATCAATCGATTCAAACTGAATTTTTGGAAAATTCAAGAAATAAGATGAAGTTCTTTTCTCTTATTGAAATGGCAAATTGAGACGATGTTGGCGTCAATCTTATGTTGTTGAACTTTCTTAAGATGATATCCGCTTGCTATCTTTTCCTAGGAGAAATCAAACACAAGATTTTTCGAAAGCAAGCAAAAGTACAAAAGGGGTCGAAAGTGTACTTTCAAATGCTTGCAGCACATCGACAACTATATAAGAGATTCAGTGAATAGTATGTTATGGAGCTTAAGTCAACTAGGTTCAATCATAATCAGAGCTTTCACGTACTTGTAAAACAAAGGGGTGTCAAGTATGAAAACTGAAGCAAACTTACTATCTGAAGAGATGGAACTTCAATCGAGTTCAAAACCTGCCCAAAGTGAAAAAGGGGTAAAAATGTGGCGGTTTTACGCATTCAGCTTTATTGGAATTCTATGTTTCTTCGTTCCAGTGACAATTGGCGGTACGAATACCATTATTGTCGATCATGTCCATTTATGGATCAGACAATTACTTGGTCCGGCCATGCCTTATGTCGCATTGCTTTTGATTATAGCTGGAGCAGGGTTGCCTGTTGTCAGGCAGGATTTTAAAAAATCATTGACTGATTTTGTCATTGTCCTTTTTAAAGTGCTTGGTGCAGTCATTGGTATTATGTACGTATTTAAGATTGGTCCAGCATTACTTTTCAATCAAGATTATGGTCCGTTCTTATTCGATAAATTAATGTTACCGTTAAGTATTTTAATTCCGGTAGGTGCTGTTGCACTTTCATTATTAGTAGGATACGGATTACTTGAATATATCGGCGTTTTGATGCAGCCGGTTATGCGACCGCTTTTTAAAACACCAGGGAAATCAGCAGTTGATGCGGTAGCTTCTTTCGTTGGAAGTTATTCATTAGGATTGTTGATTACCAACCGTGTATATAAAGATGGGATGTATAACAAAAAAGAAGCAGTTATCATTGCGACAGGATTCTCAACAGTGTCGGCAACTTTCATGGTTATCGTAGCCAATACATTAGGTTTAATGGAACACTGGAATTTATTCTTCTGGAGTACATTAGTGATTACTTTTGCAGTCACTGCTATTTCAGCTCATTTACCGCCGATTCGCGGTGAGTCTGAAGAATACTATGAAGGTCAAGAAGGTGAGAAGGAAGTTGAAGTGACTGGCAGTCGTTTTAAAGCAGCATGCGACGAAGCGAAACGTCAATCTTATGATTCACTTCCATTGTTGAAAAATATTTGGTTGAACGTGAAAGATGGACTTGAAATGACAATGGCGATTTTACCATCTATTTTGTCTATCGGTTTTGCTGGATTGCTTTTAGCAAACTTCACACCGATTATTGATTGGTTGAGTTACATTTTCTATCCGTTTATCTATATCTTCCCGATTGGTGATAAAGCATTGTTGGCGAAAGCTTCAGCAATTTCGATTATTGAAATGTTCTTACCATCATTAATTGCAGTTAAAGCAACAATGGCTGTGAAATTTGTGACAGCTATTACAAGTATTTCTGCAATTATTTTCTTCTCAGCATTAGTACCTTGTATTTTAGCAACGGATATTAAAATTCCAGTATGGAAATTAGTGTTTATCTGGTTTATCCGTGTAGCTTTAACACTATTAATTGCAATTCCATTTGCGTTATTAATTTTTTAGAAAATGAATGAAACAAAGGAGAGATTGATTATGACTAAAGATGCAACTGCAAACGGCAGACAAATTAAAGCAAAAAAAGGTTTAGAAATCGAATGTAAAGGATGGGAACAAGAAGCGGTTCTACGAATGTTGTATAACAACTTGGATCCAGAAGTTGCAGAACATCCTGATAAATTAGTGGTTTATGGCGGTATTGGTAAAGCAGCTAGAAACTGGGAAGCATTTGATGCAATTGTCGATACATTACGTCGTTTAGAAGATGATGAAACAATGTTGGTACAATCTGGTAAACCTGTTGCTGTTTTCAAAACACATAAAGAAGCACCTCGTGTGTTACTTTCAAACTCTGTGTTAGTACCTAAATGGGCAAATTGGGATCATTTCCATGAATTAGATAAAAAAGGCTTGATGATGTACGGTCAAATGACTGCAGGAAGCTGGATTTATATCGGTTCTCAAGGTATTGTTCAAGGTACTTATGAAACATTTGCAGAATTAGCAAATCAACACTTCGGCGGTTCATTAAAAGGTACCATTACATTGACTGCAGGATTAGGCGGTATGGGCGGCGCACAACCACTAGCAGTAACAATGAATGAAGGTGTTGTTATCGGTGTAGATGTGGATCCTACACGTATTGAAAAACGTATTGATACGCGTTATTGTGACATCATCACTTATTCTTTAGATGAAGCATTAGAAAAAGCACAAGAAGCAAAAGAAGCAGGTAAACCTCTAGCAATCGGTTTAGTGGGTAATGCGCCGGAAGTTTATGAAGAAATTTTAAAACGCGACTTCCCGATTGATATCATTACTGACCAAACTTCAGCACATGACCCGTTAAATGGTTATGTTCCAGAAGGTTTATCTTTAGAAGAAGCGGATAAATTACGTGAAGAAAATCCAGAACAATATGTGAGATTATCTTCTCAATCAATGAGAAAACATGTGTCTGAAATGTTAGAATTCCAAAAACGCGGTGCTGTAGCATTTGACTATGGTAACAATATTCGTCAAGTTGCTTTTGATGAAGGAGAAGAACATGCATTTGACTTCCCAGGATTCGTTCCAGCATATATTCGTCCATTATTCTGTGAAGGTAAAGGACCTTTCCGTTTCGCAGCATTAAGTGGGGATCCTAAAGATATCGAACGTGCTGACCAAGCAATGCGTGAACTTTTCCCAGAAGATGAAAAATTATTGCGTTGGTTAGATATGGCAAGTGAAAAAATTGCTTTCCAAGGTTTACCATCTCGTATTGCTTGGTTAGGTTATGGCGACCGTGCAAAAATGGGCTTGAAATTGAATGAACTTGTACGTAATGGTGAAATTTCAGCACCTATCGTTATCGGACGTGACCACTTGGATTCAGGTTCAGTGGCTTCACCAAACCGTGAAACTGAATCTATGAAAGATGGTTCAGATGCAGTAGGTGACTGGGCAATTTTAAATGCTTTAATTAATACAGCGGCAGGCGGTTCTTGGATTTCATTCCACCATGGCGGCGGTGTTGGTATGGGTTATTCATTACATGCTGGTATGGTTATTGTTGCCGATGGTTCAGACCGCGCAAAAGAACGATTGAAACGTGTATTAACGACAGATCCGGGTATGGGTGTAGTAAGACACGCTGACGCAGGATACGAAATTGCGATTGAAACAGCGAAAGAAAAAGGTGTCGATATTCCAATGTTAAAGGAGCAAGATTCTAATGAGTAATGATTTAGTAATCCAAAATATTGCACAATTAATTTTACCGAAAAAAACGGATAAACCGTTAAAAGGTAAAGAACTTGATCAATTGAATGTGGTAGAAGATGGCACAGTTGTTGTAGATAACGGCAAAGTTGTTTATGCTGGTCCGCATTCAGACGAATATGAAGGTAAAGAAACAATTGATGCAACAGGTAAAGTTGTTTCACCAACATTAGTAGATGCGCACACGCATTTAGTATTCGGCGGTTCAAGAGAGCATGAAATGGCATTAAAACGCCAAGGCGCTTCTTACTTGGAAATTTTAGAACAAGGCGGCGGCATTCTTTCTACAGTAAAATCAACACGTGAAGCTACTGAAGAAGAATTGTTCAAGAAAACAGACAAAGCATTACGTGAAATCATGTCTTATGGTGTATTAACTGTAGAAAGTAAAAGCGGCTATGGTTTAGATAAAGAAAACGAATTGAAACAATTAAAAGTTTCACATGAACTTGAAGATAAATATGGTATTACGATGAAACACACATTCTTAGGACCTCATGCAGTGCCTGAAGAAGCAGAATCTAGCGAAGCATTCTTGCAAGAAATGATTGACTTGCTTCCAGAGGTAAAAGAATATGCTGATTTCGCAGATATCTTCTGTGAAACTGGAGTATTTTCAGTAGAAGAGTCTAGAAAATATATGCAAGCAGCAAAAGATTTAGGCTTTGATGTGAAAATTCACGCTGACGAAATTGATCCATTAGGCGGATTAGGCTTAGCAATCGATGAAGAAGCGATTTCTGCAGATCACTTGGTTGCTTCAAGCGAAGAAGATAAAAAAGCGTTGCATGATAGTAATACAGTTGCTGTGTTATTACCAGGTACAACGTTCTACCTTGATAAAGAAGGTTATGCAGATGCACGTGGTATGATTGATAATAACGGTGCGGTTGCAATTGCATCAGACTTCAACCCAGGCAGTAACGTGACGAACAATCTTCAATTGGTAATGACAATTGCCAACTTGAAATTGAAATTATCTCCAAATGAAGTTTGGAATGCAGTTACAGTGAACGCTGCAAAAGCAATTGATGCAGATGCAGGTACGTTAGAAACTGGCGACGATGCAAACTTTGTTATTTGGGATGCACCAAACTATGAATATATTCTTTATCATTATGGTATCAACCATGCTGAAAATGTTTATAAAGATGGAGAATTATTTATTGATAATACAATCAAAGTCAATACTGAATCAGAAAAAAGCAAAGCTTAATGATTAAGTAAATTTAACGAGAGCTGCGGTACTTGAAATTACAAGTATTGCAGCTCTTTTTTTGTTGTGGTTTTTAAGTTTTGTTCTCTAAAATATTCTGACAACTATGTTAAGATATAGGAATACAGAAAGAGAAGGGGAGAGCAGTCGTGAGAGTTGAACGTTATGCAGAAGAGTGGCAAGGAAATATTAAAGATAATGTGTTTGCCGGTATTTTAATTGCTCTTTCAGCATTGCCTGGTGCGATTGCTTATTCATTTATAGTCGGTATGAATCCGTCTATCGGTTTATTGAGTATGGGGATTATGATGATAGTACTCAGTTTGACAGCAGGGCGGACACTAATGATTACTGGTCCGAGCAGCGGTATAGCTTTAGTAGCAGCACCGCTTGTAGCCAGTCATGGTCCGATGTATTTAATTGCAGCCAGTATGGTAATGGGGATTTTACAAATATTATTTGGAATATTTAAAGTGGATTGGCTGATTGATCGTATTCCTATAGCAGTGGTTATTGGTTTTATGAATGCGTTGGCACTACTTTTAATGTCTTCTCAACTGCCGAGCATATTCGGTATTTCAACGGCAACTTATATTTTTGCGGTACTGTCGTTTTTAATTATTTGGCTTGTGCCACGGTGGATTAAGTTTATACCCGCACCACTTATTTCGATTGTTATTTTGACCATAATTGCACATTTGATTCATCCTCATTTGAAATATGTGCATGATTTAGCAGATATCCATGTGGTAATTCCGAAACTGCAATGGGAGGTTCTGCCATTATTTTCTAATACACATGCGCTATTAGTTATTCTTGGTTATGGGGTGACAATGGCGACAGTTGGGACACTGCAATCACTATTAACTGCTAAAGCGTTAGATGTTTTAACGAATGTAAGTAGTAATGAAAATCAAGAATCGATGGCACAAGGATTAGCTAACTTTGCTTCTGGATTATTTGGTGGTTTTGGCGGCAGTGCATTAGTAGGACAATCTAAATTTAATGTCAAAATAGGGGCTACAGCACGATTTTCAACCTTAGTCACTGCATTTTTCTTATTGCTTACTATCTATGTATTAGGACCTGTGATTTCCCTGATTCCGATGGTAGTGTTA
It encodes:
- a CDS encoding YjiH family protein gives rise to the protein MELQSSSKPAQSEKGVKMWRFYAFSFIGILCFFVPVTIGGTNTIIVDHVHLWIRQLLGPAMPYVALLLIIAGAGLPVVRQDFKKSLTDFVIVLFKVLGAVIGIMYVFKIGPALLFNQDYGPFLFDKLMLPLSILIPVGAVALSLLVGYGLLEYIGVLMQPVMRPLFKTPGKSAVDAVASFVGSYSLGLLITNRVYKDGMYNKKEAVIIATGFSTVSATFMVIVANTLGLMEHWNLFFWSTLVITFAVTAISAHLPPIRGESEEYYEGQEGEKEVEVTGSRFKAACDEAKRQSYDSLPLLKNIWLNVKDGLEMTMAILPSILSIGFAGLLLANFTPIIDWLSYIFYPFIYIFPIGDKALLAKASAISIIEMFLPSLIAVKATMAVKFVTAITSISAIIFFSALVPCILATDIKIPVWKLVFIWFIRVALTLLIAIPFALLIF
- the hutI gene encoding imidazolonepropionase, translating into MSNDLVIQNIAQLILPKKTDKPLKGKELDQLNVVEDGTVVVDNGKVVYAGPHSDEYEGKETIDATGKVVSPTLVDAHTHLVFGGSREHEMALKRQGASYLEILEQGGGILSTVKSTREATEEELFKKTDKALREIMSYGVLTVESKSGYGLDKENELKQLKVSHELEDKYGITMKHTFLGPHAVPEEAESSEAFLQEMIDLLPEVKEYADFADIFCETGVFSVEESRKYMQAAKDLGFDVKIHADEIDPLGGLGLAIDEEAISADHLVASSEEDKKALHDSNTVAVLLPGTTFYLDKEGYADARGMIDNNGAVAIASDFNPGSNVTNNLQLVMTIANLKLKLSPNEVWNAVTVNAAKAIDADAGTLETGDDANFVIWDAPNYEYILYHYGINHAENVYKDGELFIDNTIKVNTESEKSKA
- the hutU gene encoding urocanate hydratase; amino-acid sequence: MTKDATANGRQIKAKKGLEIECKGWEQEAVLRMLYNNLDPEVAEHPDKLVVYGGIGKAARNWEAFDAIVDTLRRLEDDETMLVQSGKPVAVFKTHKEAPRVLLSNSVLVPKWANWDHFHELDKKGLMMYGQMTAGSWIYIGSQGIVQGTYETFAELANQHFGGSLKGTITLTAGLGGMGGAQPLAVTMNEGVVIGVDVDPTRIEKRIDTRYCDIITYSLDEALEKAQEAKEAGKPLAIGLVGNAPEVYEEILKRDFPIDIITDQTSAHDPLNGYVPEGLSLEEADKLREENPEQYVRLSSQSMRKHVSEMLEFQKRGAVAFDYGNNIRQVAFDEGEEHAFDFPGFVPAYIRPLFCEGKGPFRFAALSGDPKDIERADQAMRELFPEDEKLLRWLDMASEKIAFQGLPSRIAWLGYGDRAKMGLKLNELVRNGEISAPIVIGRDHLDSGSVASPNRETESMKDGSDAVGDWAILNALINTAAGGSWISFHHGGGVGMGYSLHAGMVIVADGSDRAKERLKRVLTTDPGMGVVRHADAGYEIAIETAKEKGVDIPMLKEQDSNE
- a CDS encoding SulP family inorganic anion transporter, which encodes MRVERYAEEWQGNIKDNVFAGILIALSALPGAIAYSFIVGMNPSIGLLSMGIMMIVLSLTAGRTLMITGPSSGIALVAAPLVASHGPMYLIAASMVMGILQILFGIFKVDWLIDRIPIAVVIGFMNALALLLMSSQLPSIFGISTATYIFAVLSFLIIWLVPRWIKFIPAPLISIVILTIIAHLIHPHLKYVHDLADIHVVIPKLQWEVLPLFSNTHALLVILGYGVTMATVGTLQSLLTAKALDVLTNVSSNENQESMAQGLANFASGLFGGFGGSALVGQSKFNVKIGATARFSTLVTAFFLLLTIYVLGPVISLIPMVVLATVLISIAFNTFDRRTWMAIKKAPVQNTATILITMIVTLTTNNLAFGVVSGSIIYFIVKFFKKGWGKDDRHQSS